One segment of Bacteroidales bacterium DNA contains the following:
- a CDS encoding acyl-CoA carboxylase subunit beta — MINQDKFNTLEQKNKKALKGGGAERIKKQHDKGKFTARERVDLLIDKGSFQELGRFVTHRSQDFGLDKNIPLGDGVVTGYGTVNGRLVYVFSQDFTIFGGSLAEAHAEKIVKIMDLAMKNGAPVIGLNDSGGARIQEGVVSLGGYADIFYRNTLASGVVPQISAIMGPCAGGAVYSPAITDFNIMVEGSSYMFVTGPNVVKTVTHEEVTFEELGGASAHSTKSGVAHFTATNDLDAIEQIKKLLSYLPQNCEEVSPEIPCDTPDEANPELNSVVPGNPNQPYDIKDVICKIIDKESFFEVHKNYAPNIVVGFGRLAGKSIGIIANQPMYFAGVLDIESSKKAARFVRFCDAFNIPLLVFEDVPGFLPGTDQEWRAIITNGAKLLYAFSEATVPRITVITRKAYGGAYDVMNSKHIGADLNFAWPTAEIAVMGAKGAAEIIFRKEISETKDPESKLKAKENEYNNMLANPYIAAARGYIDEVIKPEDTRNRLIRAYKMLENKVDKLPKKKHGNIPL, encoded by the coding sequence ATGATAAATCAAGATAAGTTTAACACTCTTGAACAAAAAAATAAAAAAGCTCTGAAAGGTGGTGGAGCAGAAAGAATAAAAAAACAACACGATAAAGGTAAATTTACTGCCCGAGAAAGAGTAGATCTTCTCATTGATAAAGGTTCATTCCAAGAACTCGGACGATTTGTTACACATCGTTCTCAAGATTTCGGATTAGATAAAAACATACCCTTGGGTGACGGAGTTGTTACCGGATACGGAACCGTAAACGGACGTTTGGTTTATGTATTTTCACAAGACTTTACGATTTTCGGAGGTTCTTTGGCTGAAGCGCATGCTGAAAAAATTGTAAAGATTATGGATTTGGCCATGAAAAACGGTGCGCCTGTTATCGGATTGAATGATTCCGGAGGAGCAAGGATTCAAGAAGGTGTGGTTTCTCTTGGTGGTTATGCTGATATTTTTTACAGAAATACATTAGCATCAGGAGTTGTGCCGCAAATATCTGCAATAATGGGTCCGTGTGCCGGTGGTGCAGTTTATTCTCCTGCAATAACGGATTTCAATATTATGGTTGAAGGTTCTTCATATATGTTTGTAACCGGGCCCAATGTTGTAAAAACAGTAACACACGAAGAAGTTACTTTTGAAGAATTAGGCGGTGCAAGTGCACATTCAACAAAATCGGGTGTTGCTCATTTTACGGCAACTAATGACCTTGATGCAATTGAGCAAATAAAAAAATTATTAAGTTATCTGCCTCAAAATTGTGAAGAAGTAAGTCCGGAAATCCCCTGTGATACACCTGATGAGGCTAATCCCGAGTTAAATTCCGTTGTTCCCGGAAATCCCAACCAACCTTATGATATCAAAGATGTTATTTGTAAAATTATTGATAAGGAAAGTTTTTTTGAAGTTCATAAAAATTATGCTCCTAACATAGTTGTCGGATTTGGACGTCTCGCCGGGAAAAGTATAGGAATTATTGCCAATCAGCCTATGTATTTTGCAGGTGTATTGGATATTGAATCTTCAAAGAAAGCTGCCAGATTTGTAAGGTTTTGTGATGCTTTTAATATTCCTTTATTGGTGTTTGAAGATGTTCCGGGATTCTTGCCGGGTACAGATCAAGAATGGAGGGCAATTATTACTAACGGTGCAAAATTATTATATGCTTTTTCAGAAGCAACTGTACCGAGAATAACCGTTATCACAAGAAAAGCTTATGGTGGTGCTTATGATGTTATGAATTCAAAACATATAGGAGCCGATTTGAATTTTGCTTGGCCAACTGCTGAAATTGCTGTAATGGGAGCAAAAGGTGCAGCAGAGATTATTTTCAGAAAAGAAATTTCAGAAACAAAAGACCCCGAAAGCAAACTGAAAGCAAAAGAAAACGAATATAACAATATGCTTGCAAATCCATACATAGCTGCAGCAAGAGGATATATTGACGAAGTTATTAAACCTGAAGATACAAGAAACAGATTGATTCGAGCTTATAAAATGCTTGAAAATAAAGTTGATAAATTGCCGAAAAAGAAGCACGGAAATATTCCGTTGTAA